A window of the Pseudoalteromonas sp. A25 genome harbors these coding sequences:
- a CDS encoding M61 family metallopeptidase, which produces MKLFRCVLLLCSLSAFVCPVFAVEIDYINLSKLTHERQNKVKNWVEHGVRSTFVTLGPLNQKRLPVTLKPRYFAFEPVPWASVKRGQNDGIELHFHRYASTQSLLKDWSLYHELAHLYHPLFSYDNFWLSEGLATYLQNIIMLNNGVVDHQEFLMRLKAGLQRGALQTNHITGPLNIVSDNMWSLNAQQRVYWSGTAFFIQAQLALKKHNSPYKTIEALVKKYQSCCKHPTHSAKQFIAHLDKLSQSAIFSTLYSQYIKRTDFPKISNLQLSQLRF; this is translated from the coding sequence ATGAAGTTATTTCGATGTGTACTGTTGCTCTGTTCACTCAGCGCTTTTGTATGCCCAGTGTTTGCAGTAGAAATTGACTATATTAATCTCTCTAAATTAACTCACGAGAGACAAAATAAAGTAAAGAATTGGGTTGAGCACGGCGTACGCAGTACGTTCGTAACATTAGGGCCACTTAATCAAAAGAGGCTGCCTGTTACTCTTAAACCTCGCTACTTTGCGTTTGAACCTGTGCCGTGGGCTAGTGTAAAACGCGGTCAAAATGATGGCATTGAACTACATTTTCATCGCTACGCAAGTACCCAGTCTCTGCTCAAAGACTGGAGTCTTTATCACGAACTGGCGCATTTATATCACCCCTTATTTAGTTACGATAATTTTTGGCTTAGCGAGGGGCTGGCAACTTACCTACAAAATATTATCATGTTAAACAATGGTGTTGTTGACCATCAAGAGTTTCTTATGCGACTCAAAGCTGGCCTCCAAAGAGGAGCATTACAAACTAACCACATCACGGGCCCATTAAATATAGTGTCAGATAACATGTGGTCACTTAACGCCCAACAACGAGTGTATTGGAGTGGTACTGCCTTTTTTATTCAGGCACAACTTGCGCTTAAAAAGCACAACAGTCCATACAAAACGATTGAAGCACTCGTAAAAAAATATCAATCCTGCTGCAAGCACCCTACACATTCGGCAAAACAATTTATCGCACATTTAGACAAGTTATCTCAAAGTGCTATTTTTTCGACGCTTTACAGTCAATACATAAAGCGCACCGACTTTCCAAAGATCAGCAACTTACAGCTCTCACAACTTAGATTTTAG
- a CDS encoding sensor histidine kinase has protein sequence MKIRISLRIYVLVAMLLTGGTSIILLSALSMHYFATGMDVAMRGGMYAQAQQYSVMEGVPITSQQYIIAARWEDLPANITTHFSAADIPLNTLRKHMIGGTWFTPPSAGFFVMKVQNTTQTLYVASTFNPDDRMLMISPEIPHFIVIIATAVGAIFAFTVILIVVLKKITTPVERLKKWARRLDKANLNEPLPDFQFSELNSLANMMKDSLRCVQQSVEREQKFLAYASHELRTPIATICANSELLKRLLKDDFPKDKQLIGLERIERAALTMSALTETLLWLNRDSNMTVTISDVSLSKLIRELAAQLSYLIKDKAVKVRIETDQFICPLPETVCRIILNNIIRNAYVHTNEGNVIIIQSGLEVSITNVDNSPSGEASELGFGLGLELTERLTHQYQWHYVSKKTQSGRQVHIQFA, from the coding sequence ATGAAAATACGCATTAGCCTTCGTATCTATGTTTTGGTGGCTATGCTGCTAACTGGCGGCACCAGTATCATTCTATTATCAGCGCTGAGTATGCACTATTTTGCCACTGGAATGGATGTGGCAATGCGAGGTGGCATGTATGCGCAAGCTCAACAATATAGCGTAATGGAAGGTGTACCGATAACCAGCCAGCAGTATATTATCGCTGCTCGCTGGGAAGATTTACCCGCTAATATAACAACACATTTCTCAGCAGCTGATATACCTCTTAATACTTTAAGAAAACATATGATAGGTGGTACTTGGTTTACGCCTCCCAGTGCTGGTTTTTTTGTCATGAAAGTACAAAACACCACACAAACGCTTTACGTGGCTAGCACCTTTAACCCAGATGACCGGATGTTAATGATCTCACCAGAGATCCCGCATTTTATTGTGATCATAGCCACAGCTGTCGGTGCCATTTTTGCTTTCACGGTTATATTGATTGTGGTGCTAAAAAAAATAACGACCCCTGTGGAGCGTTTAAAAAAATGGGCAAGACGTTTAGATAAAGCAAACCTCAACGAACCTTTGCCCGACTTTCAATTTAGTGAGTTGAATTCCTTAGCCAACATGATGAAAGATAGCTTGCGCTGTGTTCAACAAAGTGTTGAACGAGAGCAAAAGTTTTTGGCTTATGCCAGCCATGAACTTAGAACCCCCATTGCCACCATATGCGCCAACTCCGAGCTCTTAAAACGGTTATTAAAAGATGACTTCCCTAAAGACAAACAGCTTATTGGTCTAGAACGTATAGAGCGTGCTGCTTTAACGATGAGTGCATTGACAGAAACGCTGCTCTGGTTGAATCGTGATTCAAATATGACAGTAACCATTAGCGACGTTAGTTTATCTAAGTTAATTAGAGAGTTGGCAGCTCAATTGAGTTATTTAATAAAAGACAAAGCTGTTAAAGTAAGAATAGAAACCGACCAGTTTATCTGCCCACTGCCTGAGACGGTGTGCAGGATCATACTTAACAATATTATCCGCAATGCCTATGTTCATACTAACGAAGGAAATGTAATCATAATTCAATCAGGGCTAGAGGTGTCGATAACGAATGTAGATAACTCTCCAAGTGGTGAGGCAAGTGAGCTGGGGTTTGGCTTAGGCCTTGAATTAACCGAGCGCCTGACACATCAATACCAGTGGCATTATGTAAGTAAAAAAACGCAATCGGGCCGTCAAGTACATATTCAGTTTGCTTAG
- a CDS encoding response regulator transcription factor gives MEHNKITALLVEDDRDLAAAIVDYFALEKIFCDHASDGALAINLIQRHTFDVIILDLNLPRVSGLQVCENIRNKGIDTPILMLTAKDTLDDKLIGFEKGADDYLVKPFAMEELVVRSQVLAKRKSGQIARLKVSDLELDIKQQEVYRGGKLLSLSPIGTKILEVLMRESPNVVSRKKLIQSVWADDPPDSNSLKVHMFHLRKQVDTEYDVKLIHTVMAKGFAVKVDGER, from the coding sequence GTGGAACATAATAAAATAACCGCACTTCTAGTAGAGGATGATCGAGATTTAGCAGCAGCTATCGTTGACTATTTTGCACTTGAAAAGATATTTTGTGATCACGCAAGCGATGGCGCATTGGCAATTAATTTAATCCAAAGGCATACCTTTGATGTCATTATTCTAGATTTAAATCTACCGCGGGTAAGCGGGTTACAAGTCTGTGAAAATATTAGAAATAAGGGGATTGATACACCTATACTGATGCTCACAGCAAAAGACACGCTTGATGACAAATTAATAGGGTTTGAAAAAGGTGCAGATGATTACTTAGTTAAGCCATTTGCAATGGAAGAATTAGTTGTTCGTAGTCAAGTGCTTGCTAAGCGAAAAAGTGGCCAGATAGCCAGACTAAAAGTAAGCGATTTAGAGTTAGATATAAAACAGCAAGAAGTTTATCGTGGCGGAAAACTACTTAGCTTATCGCCAATAGGCACTAAAATTCTTGAGGTACTAATGCGTGAAAGTCCAAACGTGGTGTCTAGAAAAAAACTGATTCAATCGGTTTGGGCAGACGACCCTCCAGATAGCAATAGTTTGAAGGTACACATGTTTCATCTGAGAAAGCAGGTGGATACCGAGTATGACGTCAAGCTAATTCACACGGTTATGGCAAAAGGTTTTGCGGTAAAAGTTGATGGTGAGCGATGA